A part of Candidatus Electrothrix aestuarii genomic DNA contains:
- a CDS encoding transposase, protein MPRRPRIIVPGTPLHIVQRGNNRQACFFADEDYLFYLDWLKEYAKSAKCAVHAYVLMTNHVHLLLTPKKADSAGSLMKRLGQRYVQYVNRTYQRSGTLWEGRFRSCIIQEETYLFTCQKYIEMNPVRAGMVGYPGEYRWSSYSRNACGEKSKLIKPHFLYQELGETCKERQDAYQALFRHELDMVEIDKIRKATNGGFSLGNDRFHAEVSAMLGRWVTPGKAGRPRKKGED, encoded by the coding sequence ATGCCACGACGCCCACGAATCATTGTGCCGGGAACCCCGCTCCACATCGTCCAACGCGGCAATAACCGCCAGGCCTGCTTCTTTGCCGATGAAGACTATCTCTTTTACCTTGATTGGCTGAAGGAATATGCGAAAAGCGCAAAATGCGCAGTGCATGCCTATGTCCTTATGACCAACCATGTCCACCTCTTGCTCACCCCGAAAAAAGCGGACAGCGCAGGCAGCCTGATGAAACGCCTCGGGCAACGCTATGTCCAATATGTTAATCGTACCTATCAACGCAGCGGCACTCTCTGGGAAGGCCGATTTCGTTCCTGCATCATCCAGGAAGAAACCTATCTCTTCACCTGTCAGAAATACATTGAGATGAACCCGGTCCGGGCCGGAATGGTGGGGTATCCGGGCGAATACCGATGGTCAAGCTACAGCAGGAATGCCTGTGGTGAGAAATCGAAGTTGATTAAGCCCCATTTCCTGTATCAAGAATTAGGGGAAACGTGCAAAGAAAGACAAGATGCCTACCAAGCGTTATTTCGTCACGAATTGGACATGGTGGAAATCGACAAGATCCGCAAGGCCACCAATGGTGGATTTTCCCTTGGGAATGATCGGTTTCATGCTGAGGTCAGCGCAATGCTTGGCCGCTGGGTGACGCCGGGTAAGGCTGGGCGTCCAAGGAAGAAGGGTGAGGATTAA
- a CDS encoding Rpn family recombination-promoting nuclease/putative transposase: MPTQERYINLFTDYGFKKIFGGEPNKNLLLDFLNELLKEEQGEIRDLTYLKTEQLGDSDIDRKSIFDLYCENERGEKFIVELQKSKQNFFKDRALYYSTFPIREQAERGDWNFKLKAVYTVAILDFVFDEDKDQPEKYRYDVKLTDIDTNKVFYDKLTFIYLEMPKFTKSLGELETRFEKWLYVIRNLNRLERIPDALREQVFEQLFESAEIARFTPDQVRSYEKSLKFYRDMQNTLETAKEEGWVSGQLKMAKGLLTQGMSVSDIVAISDLTSEQIQELLD, translated from the coding sequence ATGCCCACCCAAGAACGCTACATCAACCTGTTCACCGATTACGGCTTCAAAAAGATCTTCGGCGGAGAACCGAATAAAAACCTGCTCCTCGATTTCCTTAACGAGCTGCTCAAAGAGGAGCAGGGCGAGATCCGCGATCTCACTTATCTAAAGACCGAACAGCTCGGTGACTCCGATATCGACCGTAAGTCCATCTTCGATCTCTATTGCGAGAACGAACGAGGCGAGAAATTCATTGTCGAACTCCAGAAGAGCAAACAGAATTTTTTCAAGGATCGCGCCCTCTATTACTCCACCTTTCCCATCCGCGAACAGGCGGAACGAGGCGATTGGAATTTCAAGCTCAAGGCCGTGTATACTGTGGCTATCCTGGATTTTGTCTTTGACGAGGATAAGGATCAGCCGGAGAAATATCGCTATGATGTCAAACTGACAGATATTGATACCAATAAGGTCTTTTATGACAAGCTGACTTTTATCTATCTGGAAATGCCCAAGTTCACAAAAAGCCTGGGTGAACTGGAAACCCGATTCGAGAAATGGCTGTATGTTATCAGAAATCTTAACCGGCTGGAACGAATACCGGACGCTTTACGGGAACAGGTATTTGAGCAGCTTTTTGAGAGCGCCGAGATTGCCCGCTTTACCCCGGATCAGGTACGCTCATATGAGAAGAGTCTGAAATTTTACCGGGATATGCAAAATACATTGGAAACAGCCAAAGAAGAAGGGTGGGTTTCCGGGCAATTAAAAATGGCCAAGGGTTTACTGACACAAGGAATGTCAGTATCTGATATTGTGGCTATTTCGGATTTGACGAGTGAACAAATTCAGGAATTACTGGATTAA
- the hisC gene encoding histidinol-phosphate transaminase has protein sequence MKLNIPKNIADIIPYPPGKPLEELEREYGITDSIKLASNENAWGPSPKAVAAAQETLNGLHRYPDGSSYHLTNAVAQWTGATPEEIILGNGSNEVIEFLVKAFVRSGDEVITSHPSFLMYQKFVQVRGGTNVVIPLKDMVHDLEAIAAAVTEHTRLIFLDNPNNPCATLVSKEAFAAFLAKLPEEVVVVLDEAYIDFVEPEKRIDVLSLIREPEAIPAVVALRTFSKAFGLSGLRVGFGIMHREIASLLHRVRQPFNINLPAQAGALAALSDTEHYAKTMTGTAAGREWLSEQVRDLGCVPYPSCTNFFLIDVQGDATALYDAMLYKGVIVRSMKTYGYPYFIRITIGTEQENQRFVAALKDCLKELGYV, from the coding sequence ATGAAACTCAACATCCCCAAAAACATCGCCGACATCATCCCCTATCCCCCAGGCAAACCCTTGGAGGAACTGGAACGGGAATACGGCATCACAGACTCCATCAAACTGGCCTCCAACGAAAACGCCTGGGGACCATCCCCCAAGGCCGTGGCAGCCGCCCAGGAAACCCTGAACGGCCTGCACCGCTACCCGGATGGTTCCAGCTACCACCTCACCAATGCCGTGGCCCAGTGGACCGGCGCAACCCCGGAGGAAATCATCCTCGGCAACGGCTCCAACGAGGTGATTGAATTCCTGGTCAAGGCCTTTGTCCGCTCCGGCGACGAAGTCATCACCAGCCACCCCTCCTTTCTCATGTATCAGAAATTCGTGCAGGTCCGGGGCGGCACCAACGTGGTGATCCCGCTCAAGGACATGGTTCACGATCTGGAGGCCATTGCCGCCGCCGTGACCGAGCACACCCGGCTCATTTTTCTGGACAACCCCAATAACCCCTGCGCCACCCTGGTCAGCAAGGAGGCCTTTGCCGCCTTCCTCGCCAAGCTGCCCGAAGAGGTGGTGGTGGTCCTGGACGAGGCCTATATCGACTTTGTCGAGCCGGAAAAACGGATTGATGTCCTCTCCCTGATCCGGGAACCCGAGGCGATCCCGGCCGTGGTGGCCCTGCGCACCTTTTCCAAGGCCTTTGGCCTGTCCGGGCTGCGGGTGGGCTTCGGCATCATGCACAGGGAGATCGCCTCCCTGCTCCATCGGGTCCGCCAGCCCTTTAACATCAACCTGCCTGCCCAGGCAGGAGCCCTGGCTGCTCTCAGCGATACCGAGCATTACGCGAAGACCATGACCGGGACTGCGGCAGGCCGGGAATGGCTCTCCGAGCAGGTTCGGGATCTGGGCTGCGTACCCTATCCCTCCTGCACCAATTTCTTTCTCATTGATGTGCAGGGCGATGCCACGGCCCTCTACGATGCCATGCTCTATAAGGGTGTAATTGTCCGCTCCATGAAGACCTACGGCTATCCTTATTTTATCCGCATCACCATCGGCACTGAGCAGGAGAACCAACGTTTTGTTGCGGCCCTGAAGGATTGCCTCAAGGAGCTGGGTTATGTCTGA
- a CDS encoding transposase produces the protein MFTIPQELRKIIFSDRMLIKIMMDCASKAAVEVLQSKGVDAVPGILLVVHTFGRDLKFNPHVHMLMTEGGLTSSNQWVDIPFLPYGLLRKKWQYYLLTEIKASLPQTKENVRFIDYLFKSQRNGFYVNGKSKMTSARHAARYIGRYMARPALAEHKITNYDGEEVTFWYIDHKTEVKVTEAIPAKEFIQRLIDHIPLKGFKMVRHYGLYSRRTKTIAIEILMDCKRFIQKTFEFMKSDSRSLSWRERLVQSFGKDPLTCPNCKEKMFLWRIWHPDYGDIFDLSRDGPFVESKSKQECNKRNSSGRQVKWIPQLLPF, from the coding sequence GTGTTTACCATTCCACAAGAACTCCGAAAGATAATTTTTAGTGATCGTATGCTGATCAAGATTATGATGGATTGTGCTTCAAAAGCGGCTGTGGAAGTACTTCAAAGTAAAGGAGTTGATGCTGTTCCGGGAATTCTATTAGTTGTCCATACGTTTGGAAGAGATCTTAAGTTTAATCCGCATGTCCATATGTTAATGACAGAAGGAGGATTAACATCTTCCAATCAGTGGGTTGATATTCCATTTTTGCCATATGGTCTGCTTAGAAAAAAATGGCAATATTATTTGCTGACTGAAATAAAGGCTAGCTTGCCGCAAACAAAAGAAAATGTAAGATTCATAGATTACCTGTTTAAAAGCCAACGTAATGGTTTTTATGTAAATGGTAAAAGCAAGATGACATCAGCAAGACATGCAGCTCGATATATTGGTCGCTATATGGCTCGTCCAGCATTGGCAGAGCACAAGATAACGAATTACGATGGTGAGGAAGTAACATTTTGGTATATTGATCATAAAACAGAAGTTAAAGTTACCGAAGCGATTCCAGCCAAAGAGTTCATACAACGATTAATTGACCATATCCCGCTAAAGGGATTCAAGATGGTCCGCCATTATGGGTTATATTCTCGACGTACAAAAACAATCGCGATAGAGATTTTGATGGACTGTAAACGTTTTATCCAGAAGACTTTTGAATTCATGAAAAGTGATTCAAGGTCATTGAGCTGGAGAGAGCGTCTAGTACAGAGTTTCGGGAAAGATCCGTTAACATGTCCAAACTGTAAAGAAAAAATGTTTTTATGGCGGATTTGGCATCCTGACTATGGAGATATCTTTGATCTGAGCAGAGACGGACCTTTTGTGGAAAGCAAGAGTAAACAAGAATGCAACAAGAGAAACTCTTCGGGTCGGCAGGTTAAGTGGATACCGCAATTGCTTCCGTTTTAA
- a CDS encoding radical SAM protein has product MNHIFGPVNSRRLGRSLGVDLFQDKICTLNCIYCEVGATVHLTCKRAEYASTQDIKAEIDAYCLDQERIAELDFITVTASGEPSLHAHFGEILTHLKKTTAKPIAVLTNGTTLTDPQVRQEMSLADVVIPSLDSALPTGFRKIDRPAACINLDQVIDGLVTFSHQYKGKIWLEILLAQGINDSNEEVEALRQAIQRMRLDRIQLNTVARPPLESFARPLDKKSMEAIAYRFREDAPLRPVDLLAFQANQDDESEKPPKFYFNLDREADKQSFMIELVEMLKRRPCTAADINRTFHLGGAEKVELLLDTLVQDGRIQKRRHGDSVYYQ; this is encoded by the coding sequence ATGAATCACATCTTTGGCCCGGTAAATTCCCGGCGACTCGGACGTTCTCTCGGAGTAGATCTTTTTCAGGATAAAATCTGCACCCTTAACTGCATATATTGTGAAGTCGGCGCTACAGTTCACCTGACCTGTAAACGAGCTGAGTACGCTTCGACCCAGGATATTAAGGCAGAAATTGATGCTTACTGCCTGGATCAGGAGCGAATTGCTGAGCTGGATTTCATCACGGTGACAGCCAGCGGCGAGCCCTCATTGCATGCACATTTTGGGGAGATTCTCACCCATCTGAAAAAGACTACTGCAAAACCGATTGCGGTGCTGACTAACGGGACAACCCTCACGGATCCCCAGGTCCGCCAGGAGATGTCCCTGGCCGATGTGGTCATTCCCTCACTGGACTCTGCCTTGCCAACAGGGTTCAGAAAAATTGATCGTCCGGCAGCCTGCATCAATCTTGATCAGGTCATTGATGGCCTAGTCACCTTCTCGCATCAGTACAAGGGTAAAATATGGCTGGAGATCCTCCTTGCCCAGGGTATCAATGACTCGAACGAGGAAGTAGAGGCTCTCCGCCAGGCAATACAGCGAATGCGGCTTGATCGTATCCAGCTGAATACTGTGGCCCGTCCGCCCTTGGAGTCCTTTGCCCGTCCGCTGGACAAAAAAAGCATGGAGGCCATTGCCTACCGATTCCGGGAAGACGCCCCCTTACGCCCTGTTGATTTACTGGCCTTCCAGGCCAATCAGGACGATGAATCGGAAAAGCCCCCAAAATTTTATTTCAATCTTGATCGTGAAGCAGACAAACAGTCTTTCATGATTGAGCTTGTTGAAATGTTAAAACGGCGGCCCTGTACGGCTGCTGATATCAACCGTACCTTTCATCTGGGAGGTGCGGAAAAGGTTGAGTTACTGCTCGACACCCTTGTGCAAGACGGTCGTATACAAAAACGAAGACACGGAGACAGTGTTTATTATCAATAA
- a CDS encoding type II toxin-antitoxin system YafQ family toxin, with the protein MLTPVYTRQFERDIKRMRKRGKNPDKIKMIIRSLVAEEPLDPIHRDHRLIGNWKGRRECHIESDWLLIYQYKSDSIIFERTGTHSDLFRK; encoded by the coding sequence ATGCTGACTCCCGTATATACCCGGCAATTCGAGCGGGACATCAAACGTATGCGGAAGCGCGGAAAGAATCCTGATAAAATCAAAATGATTATTCGTTCGCTGGTTGCGGAAGAACCTCTTGATCCTATCCATCGGGATCATAGACTCATCGGCAACTGGAAAGGAAGACGGGAATGCCATATTGAATCCGATTGGCTGCTGATCTATCAATACAAGTCAGACAGTATTATCTTTGAGCGGACAGGTACCCATTCTGATTTGTTTCGCAAATAG
- the cmk gene encoding (d)CMP kinase: MSEQGSKPEKLRVVTIDGPSGVGKSTVSRRVAAKLGFTYLDTGAMYRAVGYACAQASIDVDNPAHQEALNTLLAELDLRLLPPEKEGDDVRVFLGDEDVSAAIRLPEMSMAASKVSAIPAVRKRLTVMQQEMGQAGGLVADGRDTGTVVFPQAAWKFYLDASPEERCRRRVAQLRERGQEVDEQETLAQIIERDRNDQERTIAPLTMAEDAVLVDSSRINADEVVARILKVVKATGRE, encoded by the coding sequence ATGTCTGAGCAGGGGAGTAAGCCGGAAAAACTGCGGGTCGTCACCATTGACGGCCCCTCTGGGGTAGGTAAATCCACAGTAAGCCGCCGGGTGGCCGCCAAACTAGGCTTTACCTATCTGGACACCGGAGCCATGTACCGGGCTGTGGGCTATGCCTGCGCCCAGGCCAGCATTGATGTGGATAATCCCGCCCACCAGGAGGCATTGAACACGTTGCTAGCTGAGCTGGATCTTCGCCTCCTTCCACCAGAAAAGGAGGGTGATGATGTGCGGGTATTTCTCGGGGACGAAGATGTTAGTGCGGCCATCCGTCTACCGGAGATGAGCATGGCCGCCTCTAAGGTTTCTGCGATTCCGGCGGTACGAAAGCGACTGACCGTGATGCAGCAGGAGATGGGACAAGCCGGGGGGCTGGTGGCTGATGGCCGCGATACCGGCACCGTGGTCTTTCCCCAGGCGGCCTGGAAATTCTATCTGGATGCCTCGCCGGAAGAGCGTTGCCGCCGCCGGGTGGCCCAGCTCCGGGAACGAGGCCAGGAGGTGGATGAGCAGGAAACCCTGGCTCAGATCATTGAACGCGACCGCAACGATCAGGAGCGGACCATTGCCCCGCTGACTATGGCGGAAGATGCGGTATTAGTTGATTCTTCCCGCATCAATGCTGATGAGGTGGTCGCGCGAATCCTGAAGGTTGTTAAAGCTACGGGTAGGGAATGA
- a CDS encoding type II toxin-antitoxin system RelB/DinJ family antitoxin, which translates to MSKTASVRARIEPDLKNRAEQIFRQLGLTTTQAITMFYKQVEQRKGLPFSVALPNEATLRTFDDTDAGRDLVVCEDAEDMFNKLGI; encoded by the coding sequence ATGAGTAAAACAGCAAGCGTACGTGCTCGCATTGAGCCTGATTTAAAAAACCGTGCGGAACAGATCTTCCGTCAGCTCGGCCTGACCACCACCCAGGCCATCACCATGTTTTACAAACAGGTGGAACAGAGAAAGGGACTGCCTTTCTCTGTAGCATTACCTAATGAAGCCACCCTCCGTACCTTCGACGACACAGATGCCGGGCGTGATCTGGTCGTCTGCGAAGATGCTGAAGATATGTTCAACAAGCTCGGTATCTGA
- a CDS encoding zinc ribbon domain-containing protein encodes MRSKLKDLFFYVPFDMGFASIVGRLIILAVLLIWGWKLIFASIASNAVGKSFLHLVNTPFHEAGHIFFRPFGQFLTSLGGTLGQLLMPLICTIVFLLQTRDTFAAAVGLWWFGENFLDIAPYIGDARAGVLPLLGGNRGHSSPYGFHDWEFLLTETGLLRYDQTLARLSHGFGSMLMLLALVWGGYLLWKAYNETV; translated from the coding sequence ATGCGATCCAAGCTGAAAGATCTCTTTTTCTATGTACCCTTTGATATGGGGTTCGCGAGCATTGTCGGTAGGCTGATTATCCTGGCTGTCTTGTTGATCTGGGGATGGAAGCTCATCTTTGCCTCTATAGCCTCCAATGCTGTCGGAAAAAGCTTTCTCCATCTCGTTAATACTCCTTTTCACGAGGCTGGTCATATTTTTTTCCGTCCTTTTGGCCAATTCCTCACCTCGCTGGGTGGTACTCTGGGGCAACTCCTCATGCCGCTGATCTGCACGATTGTGTTTCTCTTGCAAACGCGGGATACCTTTGCCGCAGCCGTGGGGCTGTGGTGGTTTGGTGAAAATTTCCTTGATATAGCCCCCTATATCGGGGATGCCAGGGCTGGAGTTCTCCCTTTGCTGGGCGGCAATAGGGGCCATTCCTCACCTTATGGCTTCCATGACTGGGAGTTTCTGCTCACGGAAACAGGGCTCCTGCGCTATGATCAGACTCTTGCCCGTCTGTCCCACGGATTTGGGAGTATGCTTATGCTTCTTGCCCTTGTTTGGGGCGGGTATCTTCTTTGGAAGGCATACAACGAGACGGTTTGA
- a CDS encoding IS3 family transposase: MSRQAYYQALQRQMLQAAENQLIVELVRAIRQRHPRMGGRKLHYELQDSMAALGISRGRDAFFKLLSAHNLLVPTRLSHRKTTHAGLWRCPNLLIDLTITHVHQAWVGDITYITTETGFVYLALLTDVFSRFIVGFDLSSSLAVEGCDRALKQAIAQADGADLRGLIHHSDHGVQYTAWLYRERLQKMEIRSSMGEVGNCYENALAERVNGILKGEYGLDDLFIDKEHAQKAVREAVWLYNYERPHLALNYGKPAEIYFEKIDVK, from the coding sequence ATCAGTCGGCAGGCATATTACCAGGCATTGCAGCGACAGATGCTCCAGGCAGCCGAAAACCAACTCATCGTGGAACTGGTCAGGGCCATCCGCCAGCGTCACCCACGTATGGGCGGACGAAAACTGCATTACGAACTACAGGATTCGATGGCCGCCTTGGGAATTTCCAGGGGCAGAGACGCATTTTTCAAGCTGTTATCAGCACATAACCTGCTGGTCCCAACCAGACTCAGCCATCGCAAAACCACACATGCTGGCCTGTGGCGATGCCCCAATCTGTTGATTGATTTAACCATTACCCACGTCCATCAGGCCTGGGTTGGTGACATCACCTATATCACGACCGAGACGGGATTTGTTTATCTGGCTTTACTGACCGATGTTTTTTCTCGCTTTATTGTCGGCTTCGATCTCTCGTCGTCGCTTGCGGTCGAAGGGTGTGACCGGGCGCTGAAACAGGCGATAGCACAGGCTGACGGTGCTGATTTGCGTGGCCTGATCCATCATTCGGATCATGGGGTGCAATACACCGCCTGGCTGTACCGGGAGCGATTGCAAAAGATGGAGATACGTTCCAGCATGGGAGAAGTGGGCAACTGTTACGAAAACGCCTTAGCTGAACGAGTGAATGGAATCTTAAAAGGCGAATATGGCCTTGACGACCTTTTCATTGATAAGGAACATGCTCAGAAAGCTGTCCGGGAAGCTGTATGGCTATACAATTATGAACGGCCTCACCTGGCACTCAACTATGGAAAGCCTGCAGAGATTTATTTTGAGAAAATTGATGTGAAGTAG
- a CDS encoding aminotransferase class I/II-fold pyridoxal phosphate-dependent enzyme, with protein sequence MAAAQETLNGLHRYPDGSSYHLTNAVAEWTGAAPEEIILGNGSNEVIEFLVKAFVRSGDEVITSHPSFLMYQKFVQVRGGTNVVIPLKDMVHDLEAIAAAVTDPTKLIFLDNPNNPCATLVSKEDFAAFLCIIRHNYGRIRAELGDRPLWQN encoded by the coding sequence GTGGCAGCAGCCCAGGAAACCCTGAATGGCCTGCACCGCTACCCGGACGGATCCAGCTATCACCTCACCAATGCCGTGGCCGAGTGGACCGGCGCAGCCCCGGAGGAAATTATCCTCGGCAACGGCTCCAACGAGGTGATTGAATTCCTGGTCAAGGCCTTTGTCCGCTCCGGCGACGAGGTCATCACCAGCCACCCTTCCTTCCTCATGTACCAGAAATTCGTCCAGGTCCGGGGCGGCACCAACGTGGTGATCCCGCTCAAGGACATGGTCCATGACCTGGAGGCCATTGCCGCCGCAGTGACTGACCCCACCAAACTCATCTTCCTGGACAATCCCAATAACCCCTGCGCCACCCTGGTTAGCAAGGAGGACTTTGCCGCCTTCCTCTGCATAATTAGGCACAATTATGGCAGAATTAGGGCAGAATTAGGGGACAGACCACTTTGGCAGAATTAG
- a CDS encoding Rne/Rng family ribonuclease — translation MTNETEKEKNEQQPSQTIRKVTTGAWWKSFKKKRVEKSTQVNGKAKEEAKGVTSRKSQQAKPAKKKQVAQTPQPSQDTQAPKDAQTALPEKEEIRVEAAPASKQVDSPPSLEIAEAEKISPEETTAPAQQEAAPASPEQIERPEPKEEKKRPSRRPRRKGKKPSPPQEAATEATEEKTAQKSEPTQEAKGESQEAPAKSTPQKTNRKKRNRKPSSTATQAQKDEQAKQEESAVTGETTPQQKKQKVRLLINAEEPEECRIALVEDGRLESFHVSTVVRERTKNNIYKGRIVSIEANLQAAFVEIGTGRNGFLPFNDIHPEYYRQDVSEQTRALINQQQWKKLKIEDVIKRGQEVLVQVVKEVTGNKGANMTTYLSLPGRCLVLMPGSDSAGISRKISGEKRRSELRKMMSDFDIPEGVGYIVRTACAEITKTGLQQDLRYLIGLWRDIKKRGQSSPSPTLLYEDQDTVQRFLRDHFTQDIQEIIVDTEDCYNQVSSFVELLPSRQQEVQVRLHRGAKPIFNQNNIEEQIESIYQPQVQLLSGGSIVIDPTEALVAIDVNSGRTSQKDDFEQSIFLANMEAAEELARQLRLRDLGGLIVVDFIDMRSKNNIKEVEKKVKNAMKRDKAKVDISRISRFGLMQISRQKMGAPIEKGSYRRCEHCEGRGVVRSVETLALYYLRRIQTGVTRKKVKIVEAELPLEVGQYLLNKKRAEIMELENKHQARIIILPNPGMKPSENNIRFLA, via the coding sequence ATGACCAATGAAACGGAAAAAGAAAAAAACGAACAACAACCAAGCCAAACAATCCGCAAGGTAACAACCGGCGCCTGGTGGAAGAGCTTCAAAAAGAAAAGAGTTGAAAAATCTACTCAGGTCAATGGGAAGGCAAAAGAAGAGGCCAAGGGCGTAACATCTAGGAAATCGCAACAGGCAAAACCGGCAAAGAAAAAGCAAGTCGCGCAGACTCCACAGCCCTCCCAGGATACCCAAGCACCAAAAGATGCTCAAACAGCACTCCCGGAGAAAGAGGAAATCCGCGTAGAAGCTGCTCCAGCAAGCAAGCAGGTCGATTCTCCCCCTTCACTTGAAATCGCTGAGGCAGAGAAGATATCTCCTGAGGAGACCACCGCCCCTGCGCAGCAGGAAGCAGCACCTGCTTCCCCTGAGCAAATTGAGCGCCCCGAGCCCAAGGAAGAAAAGAAAAGACCTTCCCGCAGGCCGCGAAGAAAGGGGAAAAAGCCCAGCCCTCCTCAAGAGGCCGCAACAGAAGCGACTGAGGAAAAAACCGCGCAAAAGAGCGAGCCTACCCAAGAGGCAAAAGGAGAATCCCAGGAGGCTCCTGCAAAAAGTACCCCTCAAAAAACAAATCGGAAAAAACGGAACAGGAAACCAAGCTCCACAGCTACTCAGGCGCAAAAAGATGAGCAGGCCAAGCAGGAGGAATCCGCAGTCACTGGCGAAACAACTCCACAGCAGAAGAAACAAAAGGTCCGCCTGCTCATCAATGCTGAAGAGCCTGAAGAATGTCGAATTGCTCTGGTGGAAGACGGACGCCTGGAATCCTTCCACGTCAGTACGGTCGTGCGAGAGCGGACCAAGAATAATATCTATAAGGGCCGCATTGTCTCTATTGAGGCCAATCTCCAGGCAGCCTTTGTGGAAATAGGTACCGGTCGTAACGGCTTCCTGCCCTTTAACGACATCCACCCGGAATATTATCGCCAGGATGTAAGTGAGCAGACCCGCGCCTTAATCAACCAGCAGCAATGGAAAAAGCTCAAGATCGAAGATGTGATCAAGCGAGGCCAGGAGGTTCTGGTCCAGGTGGTCAAGGAGGTGACTGGCAATAAAGGTGCCAATATGACCACCTACCTTTCTCTGCCCGGACGTTGCCTAGTGCTCATGCCTGGCAGTGACAGCGCTGGCATCTCCCGGAAAATATCCGGGGAGAAACGCCGAAGTGAGCTACGGAAAATGATGTCTGACTTCGATATTCCTGAGGGCGTGGGCTATATCGTGCGCACCGCCTGTGCAGAGATCACCAAGACAGGTCTCCAGCAGGACCTCCGCTACCTTATCGGACTCTGGAGAGATATCAAAAAACGGGGCCAAAGCTCTCCTTCCCCGACCCTGCTCTATGAGGATCAAGACACGGTGCAGCGTTTTCTCCGGGATCACTTCACTCAGGACATCCAGGAAATCATCGTTGATACTGAGGACTGTTATAATCAGGTTTCTAGCTTTGTCGAGCTCCTTCCATCTCGTCAGCAAGAGGTTCAGGTCAGGCTGCATCGTGGGGCCAAGCCCATCTTCAACCAGAATAACATTGAAGAACAGATTGAATCCATCTACCAGCCCCAGGTACAGTTGCTCTCAGGTGGTTCTATTGTCATTGATCCCACGGAGGCCCTTGTCGCCATTGATGTCAACTCAGGCCGCACCTCGCAGAAAGATGATTTTGAGCAATCCATCTTCCTGGCCAATATGGAGGCAGCAGAAGAGCTGGCGCGCCAACTCCGTCTGCGGGATCTGGGCGGCCTGATTGTAGTGGACTTCATTGATATGCGGAGCAAGAACAACATCAAGGAGGTGGAGAAGAAGGTCAAGAATGCCATGAAACGGGATAAGGCCAAGGTGGATATCAGCCGCATCTCCCGCTTCGGCCTGATGCAGATCTCCCGCCAGAAGATGGGCGCCCCCATTGAGAAAGGCAGCTATCGCCGTTGTGAGCATTGTGAAGGTCGCGGGGTGGTCCGCTCTGTGGAGACCCTGGCACTCTACTATCTCCGTCGCATCCAGACTGGAGTAACCCGCAAGAAGGTAAAAATTGTGGAAGCCGAGCTCCCCCTGGAGGTTGGGCAATATCTGCTTAATAAGAAACGGGCTGAGATCATGGAGCTGGAGAATAAGCATCAGGCCCGCATTATTATCCTACCAAACCCTGGGATGAAACCGAGCGAGAATAACATCCGCTTTCTGGCTTAA
- a CDS encoding transposase produces the protein MKKEPVKRYSQALKQQVVREYEEGVSIYSLRQKYGIGAHGTVERWIKKFGRSGYRAEVVHIQTVEDQLEFKAMKSRIKELESALAQSVLENRMLETTIEVADQSLGTDIKKISGGNYNQGSSCKADQQAGGL, from the coding sequence ATGAAAAAAGAACCTGTCAAACGTTACAGCCAGGCACTTAAACAACAGGTTGTCAGAGAGTACGAAGAGGGCGTCAGCATATACAGCTTGCGTCAGAAATATGGCATTGGCGCTCACGGCACCGTAGAGCGATGGATTAAGAAGTTTGGCCGTTCCGGTTACCGCGCCGAGGTTGTGCATATCCAAACGGTTGAAGATCAGCTTGAATTTAAAGCAATGAAAAGCCGGATCAAGGAGCTGGAATCGGCATTGGCACAAAGCGTCCTTGAAAACCGGATGCTGGAAACCACGATAGAAGTAGCCGATCAATCATTGGGCACTGATATTAAAAAAATTTCGGGAGGAAATTATAACCAGGGCAGCAGCTGTAAGGCAGATCAGCAGGCAGGCGGCCTGTAA